One genomic segment of Gemmatimonadota bacterium includes these proteins:
- a CDS encoding phosphoglycerate kinase, with the protein MSVRSLTDLELRGQRVLVRVDYNVPLDEVGSITDDTRIRASLPTLRHILDHGGRAILMTHLGRPNGITENLRLRLVADRLSGLLSQPIGYVRETVGPVAERAAADLANGECLLLENVRFNDGETRNDPDFARELAALGDAYVNDAFGTAHRAHASTEGVARLLPERAAGFLMQKELDYLSGAIENPKGKLVVMLGGAKVSDKIGATRRFIEIADALIIGGGMAYTFLASRGEAIGRSLLEDDRLGFASEILDRSADLGKPILLPVDHVVADSIDSGETALHVDQVPDGSMGLDIGPVTRRQFVETIGEAGTILWNGPMGVFEIEAFAEGTQEVAQAIAEATGRGAVSIIGGGDTAAAVNALGLAGRMSHVSTGGGASLELLEGKVLPGVSVLEVG; encoded by the coding sequence ATGAGCGTCCGCTCCCTCACCGATCTCGAACTGCGCGGCCAGCGCGTACTCGTGCGCGTGGATTACAACGTGCCGCTCGACGAAGTGGGCAGCATCACCGACGACACGCGCATCCGGGCGTCGCTCCCCACGCTGCGGCATATCCTGGACCATGGTGGCCGGGCCATCCTGATGACCCATCTGGGACGGCCAAATGGGATTACGGAGAACCTGCGGTTACGGCTGGTGGCGGACCGGTTGTCCGGACTCCTGAGCCAACCGATAGGCTACGTGCGAGAGACGGTTGGACCGGTCGCGGAACGTGCCGCAGCAGACCTGGCGAACGGCGAATGCCTCCTGCTGGAGAACGTCCGGTTTAACGACGGGGAGACCCGGAACGATCCGGACTTCGCCCGCGAACTGGCTGCGCTGGGGGACGCCTACGTGAACGACGCCTTCGGAACGGCCCACCGCGCCCACGCATCCACCGAAGGCGTTGCGCGACTGCTGCCCGAACGCGCGGCCGGATTCCTCATGCAGAAGGAACTGGACTACCTCTCCGGAGCGATCGAAAACCCGAAAGGGAAGCTGGTTGTTATGCTCGGCGGGGCCAAGGTGTCGGACAAGATCGGGGCGACACGCCGGTTCATCGAGATCGCCGACGCCCTGATCATCGGGGGCGGCATGGCCTATACCTTTCTCGCCAGCCGGGGCGAGGCCATTGGAAGGAGCCTGCTGGAGGATGATCGACTGGGTTTCGCGTCGGAGATCCTGGACCGATCCGCCGACCTGGGCAAACCGATCCTGCTGCCCGTGGACCATGTTGTCGCCGACTCAATCGACTCCGGTGAGACTGCGCTTCATGTCGACCAGGTCCCCGACGGTTCGATGGGCCTCGATATCGGGCCGGTAACCCGACGTCAATTTGTCGAGACCATTGGCGAAGCGGGTACCATACTGTGGAACGGCCCCATGGGCGTCTTCGAGATCGAGGCGTTCGCGGAGGGCACACAAGAGGTCGCCCAAGCAATCGCGGAGGCAACCGGCCGGGGAGCCGTGTCCATCATCGGCGGCGGTGATACGGCCGCGGCCGTCAACGCCCTCGGTCTAGCCGGGCGCATGAGCCACGTATCAACCGGTGGCGGTGCTTCGCTTGAACTGCTGGAAGGCAAGGTGCTGCCAGGGGTTAGTGTACTGGAAGTGGGTTGA
- the gltB gene encoding glutamate synthase large subunit, with the protein MRKRGDLYMKKPRGLYDPAYEHDACGVGVVANLSGEKSYAIIRNAIRVLVNLEHRGACGCDPHTGDGAGLLFQLPHDFFKRQCRLSGISLPEAGQYAVGMVFLPRGAEHRRWCERAIEKTVWEEDQVFLGWRDVPVDFSQAGELATQVSPLIRQFFIGSGDQVSDQDRFERKLYVIRKVIENAVDAKLPEDNRDDFYIASLSSKTIVYKGLLRADQLDSFYRDLSDESIVTSLALVHSRYSTNTLGSWRLAHPYRLLCHNGEINTIRGNQNWMRAREALFASPLFGDDMAKLSPIIREGASDTAGFDNALELLVSTGRSLPHALMMMIPEAWENHESMSDEKKAFYEYHACLMEPWDGPALIAACDGDRICTTLDRNGLRPFRYVVTKDDFVVGASEAGVLDIPPERILTRGRLQPGRLFLIDTIRGRIVTDNEIKHEISSRKPYRAWLDEHMENLDDLPEPDDVPALDLATLEERQRAFGYTSEELKILIGPMAAHGYEPVGSMGNDAPIAVLSNKPQLLFHYFKQLFAQVTNPPLDAIREELVTSVDTSIGPEQDLFAETPDHCRQLRIPRPVLSNGELARIRELDFPGLKSETLPAVFRRSTGTLEEAVDELCHEAGRAIRERGATLLILSDRKVGPDWIQIPSLIATAAVHHYLIREGLRTSAAIVVESGEPREVMHFCLLIGYGANAINPYLTLETVEWMSIDGLIEPPAGAASPLGAAGSVSPAGAAGADKARENLINALCKGVLKTMSKMGISTIKSYHGAQIFEAIGLKQSVIDKYFTWTASRIEGIGLPEIEAEYRQHHHHGYPERPVANGHTLDVGGYYQWRSDGEHHLFNPQTIALLQTSTRTGDYELFRQYTDQIDDQTRLLGTLRGLFDYKQAQPPVPIEEVEPASEIVKRFSTGAMSYGSISKEAHETLAIAMNRIGGRSNSGEGGEDPERYYPDENGDWRNSAIKQVASGRFGVTSNYLVNATDLQIKMAQGAKPGEGGQLPGHKVFEEIARVRKSTPGVGLISPPPHHDIYSIEDLAQLIHDLKSANDRARIHVKLVAEVGVGTVAAGVSKGKADVVLISGYDGGTGASPESSMKHAGVPWELGVAETQQVLVQNDLRGRIVVQTDGQLKTGRDVVIACMLGAEEFGFATAALVVSGCIMLRKCHLNTCSVGVATQDEELRKRFTGKPEHVINFMMFIAEQMREQMAQLGFRTVNEMVGRTDCLDTRKAIDHWKAKGLDFTRMLAPVEAPDRVARYCCQSQDHGLEKKLDQRLIELSTEALEDRQPVALRHAIHNIDRTAGAMLSAEVSRRHGEEGLPENTIRARLHGSAGQSFGAFLAPGITFLLEGESNDYTGKGLSGGIMAVFPPENASFVPTENVIIGNVALYGATGGQAYFRGRAGERFAVRNSGAETVVEGVGDHGCEYMTGGRVVVIGPVGRNFAAGMSGGVAYVLDEKGVFPGLCNQEMVDLEPLIEEEDVAEVRRLIEAHVRYTGSDRGEDVLARWSELRDAFVKVMPVDYRRALKEMAERAAQEAETNGHPAETVPEAVPVGVNGGKG; encoded by the coding sequence ATGCGGAAAAGGGGCGATCTTTATATGAAAAAACCCCGGGGTCTCTACGATCCGGCCTATGAGCACGACGCGTGCGGTGTGGGTGTCGTGGCGAATCTGAGCGGCGAGAAGTCGTACGCCATCATTCGTAACGCCATCCGTGTGCTGGTCAACCTGGAGCATCGGGGCGCCTGCGGATGCGATCCCCACACCGGTGACGGCGCGGGACTGCTATTCCAGCTTCCCCATGACTTCTTCAAGCGGCAATGCAGGCTCTCCGGAATTTCATTGCCGGAAGCCGGCCAGTACGCCGTGGGCATGGTGTTCCTGCCCAGAGGCGCCGAACACCGCCGGTGGTGCGAGCGGGCGATCGAGAAGACCGTCTGGGAGGAAGACCAGGTGTTCCTGGGGTGGCGCGACGTGCCGGTGGATTTCAGCCAGGCCGGGGAACTGGCGACCCAGGTGTCCCCGCTGATCCGGCAGTTCTTCATCGGAAGCGGCGACCAGGTGTCCGATCAGGACCGCTTCGAGCGCAAGCTGTACGTCATCCGCAAGGTCATCGAAAACGCCGTCGACGCGAAGCTTCCAGAGGACAACCGCGACGACTTCTATATCGCCAGCCTTTCGAGCAAGACCATCGTCTACAAGGGACTGCTTCGGGCCGATCAGCTGGATTCCTTCTACCGCGACCTGTCCGACGAGTCCATCGTCACGTCCCTGGCCCTGGTTCATTCCAGGTATAGCACGAACACGCTGGGGTCGTGGCGTCTTGCCCATCCCTACCGGCTGCTCTGCCACAACGGCGAAATCAACACGATCCGCGGGAACCAGAACTGGATGCGCGCCCGGGAGGCGCTCTTCGCGTCTCCGCTGTTCGGCGACGACATGGCCAAGCTGAGCCCGATCATCCGCGAAGGCGCCAGCGATACGGCGGGGTTCGACAACGCGCTGGAACTGCTGGTCTCCACGGGACGGTCGCTGCCCCACGCCCTCATGATGATGATCCCGGAAGCCTGGGAAAACCATGAGTCGATGTCGGACGAGAAGAAGGCCTTCTACGAATACCACGCCTGCCTCATGGAACCGTGGGACGGTCCGGCCCTCATCGCGGCGTGCGACGGGGACCGCATCTGCACGACCCTGGACCGCAACGGACTGCGGCCCTTCCGGTACGTGGTGACGAAGGATGATTTCGTCGTCGGCGCGTCGGAAGCCGGGGTGCTGGATATCCCGCCCGAACGGATCCTTACGCGCGGACGGCTGCAGCCCGGACGCCTGTTCCTTATCGACACGATCCGCGGCCGCATCGTCACCGACAACGAGATCAAGCACGAGATCAGTTCGCGCAAGCCCTATCGCGCCTGGCTGGACGAGCACATGGAGAACCTGGACGACCTGCCGGAGCCGGACGACGTACCCGCGCTCGACCTGGCGACGCTGGAAGAACGGCAGCGGGCCTTCGGATACACCAGCGAGGAACTGAAGATCCTCATCGGCCCCATGGCGGCCCATGGGTACGAACCCGTGGGGTCCATGGGCAACGACGCGCCGATCGCCGTCCTGTCCAACAAGCCGCAACTGCTGTTCCACTACTTCAAGCAGCTGTTCGCCCAGGTCACTAATCCTCCCCTGGACGCCATCCGCGAAGAGCTGGTCACGTCCGTGGATACTTCGATCGGGCCCGAGCAGGACCTCTTCGCCGAAACGCCCGATCACTGCCGGCAACTCCGGATTCCCCGCCCCGTGCTGTCCAACGGGGAACTCGCCCGCATCCGGGAACTCGACTTTCCCGGGCTGAAATCGGAGACGCTTCCTGCGGTGTTCCGGCGGTCGACCGGCACTCTTGAGGAAGCCGTGGACGAGCTCTGCCACGAGGCGGGCCGGGCCATCCGGGAACGGGGCGCGACGCTGCTCATCCTTTCGGACCGGAAAGTCGGACCGGACTGGATCCAGATCCCAAGCCTGATCGCCACCGCCGCCGTGCATCATTATCTCATACGGGAAGGACTGCGGACCAGCGCGGCCATCGTCGTGGAATCGGGCGAGCCGCGGGAGGTCATGCACTTCTGCCTGCTCATCGGTTATGGGGCCAATGCCATTAATCCCTACCTGACCCTCGAAACGGTCGAGTGGATGAGCATCGACGGCCTGATCGAACCGCCAGCCGGCGCGGCCAGCCCGCTCGGCGCGGCCGGCTCGGTCAGCCCGGCAGGTGCGGCCGGCGCGGACAAGGCGCGGGAGAACCTGATCAACGCCCTGTGCAAGGGCGTCCTGAAGACCATGTCCAAGATGGGCATCTCCACCATCAAGTCCTACCACGGCGCGCAGATCTTCGAGGCCATCGGCCTGAAGCAGTCGGTCATCGACAAGTACTTCACGTGGACCGCGTCCCGCATCGAGGGCATAGGGCTGCCCGAGATCGAAGCGGAGTACCGCCAGCATCACCACCACGGCTATCCCGAACGTCCTGTGGCGAACGGACATACGCTGGACGTGGGGGGCTACTACCAGTGGCGGAGCGACGGCGAGCACCATCTCTTCAACCCCCAGACCATCGCGCTTCTGCAGACGTCGACGCGCACCGGCGACTATGAACTCTTCCGCCAGTACACGGACCAGATCGACGACCAGACGCGTCTGCTGGGGACGCTGCGCGGCCTGTTCGACTACAAGCAGGCGCAGCCTCCGGTGCCCATCGAGGAGGTGGAGCCGGCATCGGAGATCGTCAAGCGCTTCTCCACCGGTGCCATGTCCTACGGCTCCATCAGCAAGGAGGCCCACGAGACGCTGGCCATCGCCATGAACCGCATCGGCGGCCGGAGCAATTCGGGCGAGGGCGGCGAGGACCCGGAACGCTACTATCCCGACGAGAACGGCGACTGGCGGAACAGCGCCATCAAGCAAGTGGCCTCGGGCCGGTTCGGGGTGACGAGCAACTACCTGGTCAACGCCACGGACCTGCAGATCAAGATGGCCCAGGGCGCGAAGCCCGGGGAAGGCGGTCAGCTGCCGGGCCACAAGGTCTTCGAAGAGATCGCGCGCGTGCGGAAGTCGACCCCCGGCGTGGGGCTCATCTCGCCGCCGCCCCATCACGACATCTACTCCATTGAGGACCTGGCCCAGCTGATCCACGACCTGAAGAGCGCCAACGACCGGGCCCGCATCCACGTCAAACTCGTGGCCGAGGTGGGCGTGGGCACCGTGGCGGCCGGCGTGTCCAAGGGCAAGGCCGACGTGGTCCTCATCAGCGGGTACGACGGCGGCACGGGCGCCTCGCCGGAATCCTCCATGAAGCACGCGGGCGTGCCCTGGGAACTGGGCGTGGCCGAGACCCAGCAGGTCCTGGTCCAGAACGACCTTCGGGGCCGCATTGTCGTACAGACCGACGGCCAGCTCAAGACGGGCCGCGACGTGGTCATCGCCTGCATGCTGGGCGCCGAGGAGTTCGGTTTCGCCACGGCCGCCCTGGTGGTGAGCGGCTGCATCATGCTCCGCAAGTGCCACCTGAACACCTGCTCCGTGGGCGTGGCGACGCAGGACGAGGAGCTGCGCAAGCGCTTCACGGGCAAGCCCGAGCACGTCATCAACTTCATGATGTTCATCGCCGAGCAGATGCGCGAGCAGATGGCCCAGTTGGGCTTCCGGACGGTGAACGAGATGGTGGGACGCACCGACTGCCTCGATACGCGCAAGGCCATCGACCACTGGAAGGCGAAGGGCCTGGACTTCACCCGCATGCTCGCGCCCGTGGAGGCGCCCGACCGCGTGGCCCGCTACTGCTGCCAGAGCCAGGACCACGGCCTGGAGAAGAAGCTCGACCAGCGGCTCATCGAACTGTCGACCGAGGCCCTGGAGGACCGCCAGCCTGTCGCGCTGCGGCACGCGATCCACAACATCGACCGGACGGCGGGCGCCATGCTCAGCGCGGAAGTGTCCCGCAGGCACGGCGAGGAAGGCCTTCCGGAGAACACGATCCGGGCCAGGCTGCACGGGTCGGCCGGCCAGAGTTTCGGCGCTTTCCTTGCGCCGGGCATCACCTTCCTCCTGGAAGGCGAATCCAACGACTACACGGGCAAGGGACTGTCCGGCGGCATCATGGCCGTTTTCCCGCCCGAGAACGCGAGCTTCGTGCCCACCGAGAACGTGATCATCGGCAACGTGGCCCTCTATGGCGCCACCGGAGGGCAGGCCTACTTCCGCGGCCGGGCCGGGGAACGGTTCGCCGTGCGGAACAGCGGCGCCGAGACCGTGGTCGAAGGCGTCGGCGACCACGGATGCGAATACATGACCGGCGGCCGCGTGGTCGTCATCGGTCCGGTGGGTCGCAACTTCGCCGCGGGCATGAGCGGCGGCGTAGCCTACGTCCTTGATGAAAAGGGCGTCTTCCCCGGACTGTGCAACCAGGAGATGGTGGATCTGGAACCGCTGATCGAGGAAGAGGACGTCGCCGAGGTGCGGCGGCTGATCGAGGCCCACGTTCGGTATACCGGCAGCGACCGGGGCGAGGACGTGCTGGCCCGGTGGTCCGAACTCCGGGACGCCTTCGTCAAGGTCATGCCCGTCGACTACCGCCGCGCACTCAAGGAAATGGCGGAACGGGCTGCGCAGGAAGCCGAGACCAACGGACATCCTGCCGAGACAGTGCCTGAAGCCGTCCCCGTAGGCGTGAACGGCGGCAAGGGATAA
- a CDS encoding glutamate synthase subunit beta has protein sequence MGKTTGFMEYERGTAGYRDPLKRVGDWEEFILPMAEDSLREQGARCMDCGIPFCHTGVPMGKGPGASGCPLNNLIPDWNDLVYRNHWKEALQQLHKTNNFPEFTGRVCPAPCEGSCVLGINADPVTIKSIECAIVDRGFEEGWIQPDPPPKRTGKKVAVIGSGPAGLACAAQLNRAGHHVTVYERADRPGGLLMYGIPNMKLDKEKVVQRRLNQMTAEGVEFVTGVEIGRDVPAADLGSENDAVVICTGATKPNDFVRNAPGRGLDGVHFAMDFLHANTKSLLDSGHKDGNYISAKDKHVIVLGGGDTGTDCVGTAIRHGCRTMNQFDVIPKPPPERAPGNPWPQWPVVYKLDYGQEEGKALFGADPRRYDTSTVEFIDDGQGRVKALRTIDLDWSVPSNGAPFSPKKGTEQEWPADLVLLAMGFSGPEDPVIEQLEVERDARSNAQAEYGKYATSVENVFAAGDARRGQSLVVWAIHEGRGAAREVDRYLMGSTDLP, from the coding sequence ATGGGTAAAACAACCGGCTTCATGGAGTACGAGCGGGGGACGGCAGGTTATCGTGACCCCCTCAAACGCGTCGGCGACTGGGAAGAGTTCATCCTGCCCATGGCAGAAGATTCGCTGCGGGAGCAGGGCGCCCGCTGCATGGACTGCGGCATTCCCTTCTGCCACACCGGGGTTCCGATGGGCAAGGGACCCGGCGCGTCGGGCTGCCCCCTGAACAACCTCATTCCCGACTGGAACGACCTGGTCTACCGGAACCACTGGAAGGAAGCCCTCCAGCAGTTGCACAAGACCAACAATTTCCCCGAGTTCACCGGGCGGGTCTGCCCCGCGCCCTGCGAGGGCTCCTGCGTACTCGGTATCAACGCCGATCCGGTGACCATCAAGAGCATCGAGTGCGCCATCGTCGACCGCGGTTTCGAGGAAGGCTGGATCCAGCCCGATCCGCCGCCGAAGCGGACCGGCAAGAAGGTGGCCGTCATCGGATCCGGGCCCGCCGGCCTGGCCTGCGCCGCCCAGCTCAACCGCGCCGGCCACCACGTGACGGTCTACGAACGGGCCGACCGACCGGGCGGACTACTCATGTACGGCATCCCGAACATGAAGCTCGACAAGGAGAAGGTCGTCCAGCGCCGCCTCAACCAGATGACGGCCGAGGGCGTCGAGTTCGTGACCGGCGTCGAGATCGGCAGGGACGTGCCCGCGGCGGACCTGGGCAGCGAAAACGACGCCGTGGTGATCTGCACCGGCGCCACCAAACCCAACGACTTCGTGCGCAACGCGCCGGGCCGCGGCCTGGACGGCGTCCATTTCGCCATGGACTTCCTCCACGCGAACACGAAGAGCCTGCTGGACTCGGGTCACAAGGACGGGAACTACATCTCGGCCAAGGACAAGCACGTGATCGTATTGGGCGGCGGCGATACAGGCACCGACTGTGTGGGTACGGCAATCCGCCACGGCTGCAGGACGATGAACCAGTTCGACGTGATCCCCAAACCGCCTCCCGAACGCGCGCCGGGCAACCCCTGGCCCCAGTGGCCGGTGGTCTACAAGCTCGACTACGGCCAGGAAGAAGGCAAGGCCCTCTTCGGCGCCGATCCCCGGCGCTACGACACCAGCACCGTGGAGTTCATCGACGACGGCCAGGGCCGGGTCAAGGCCCTGCGCACCATCGACCTCGACTGGTCGGTCCCCAGCAACGGAGCGCCCTTCAGCCCGAAGAAGGGCACGGAGCAGGAGTGGCCCGCCGACCTCGTCCTTCTGGCGATGGGCTTCTCCGGTCCCGAGGATCCGGTGATCGAGCAGCTCGAAGTGGAACGGGACGCCCGGTCAAACGCCCAGGCCGAATACGGGAAGTACGCCACGAGCGTAGAGAACGTCTTCGCGGCCGGGGACGCCCGCCGCGGCCAAAGCCTGGTGGTCTGGGCTATCCACGAAGGCCGGGGCGCCGCCCGGGAAGTGGACCGCTACCTCATGGGGAGCACGGACCTGCCTTAG
- a CDS encoding phytanoyl-CoA dioxygenase family protein, whose amino-acid sequence MFTPDQIDHYNREGYVVYPDFISGEDLAALKSEIDRVSESNTKANHDAARMEMEPNQEPDGMLVRRIYEPCTYYQPFRDFSESTALLDCVEQLFGPNLLFHYSKINMKPQNIGSIVEWHQDLSYYPLTNRDSVSILFYLDDTSEENGCLKVIPRRHTKSLMSHSTEGFFRGKVTEEVDDSEAVLPEGTGGTAIFMSAMTPHASAINSSDRPRKTLILSYRAADAFPIHCGVMSDKVEAHSRLVRGERASQARFTMADFPIPRYEDEVASLYDLQERSRKSA is encoded by the coding sequence ATGTTCACCCCGGATCAAATCGATCATTACAACCGCGAGGGATACGTCGTCTACCCGGATTTCATATCAGGTGAGGACCTCGCAGCCTTGAAGTCGGAAATAGACCGGGTATCGGAAAGTAACACGAAGGCGAATCACGACGCCGCGCGCATGGAGATGGAACCGAACCAGGAACCGGACGGTATGCTGGTGCGGCGTATCTACGAACCGTGCACTTACTATCAGCCCTTCCGGGATTTCTCGGAATCGACCGCCCTGCTGGACTGCGTCGAACAGCTGTTCGGCCCGAACCTGCTCTTCCACTACAGTAAGATCAACATGAAACCCCAGAACATCGGGTCCATCGTGGAGTGGCACCAGGACCTGTCCTACTACCCCCTGACCAACCGCGATTCGGTGTCCATCCTCTTCTACCTCGACGACACCTCCGAGGAGAACGGCTGCCTGAAGGTCATTCCCCGGCGCCACACGAAATCGTTGATGAGCCACAGCACCGAGGGGTTCTTCCGGGGCAAGGTCACGGAGGAAGTGGACGATTCCGAGGCCGTGCTGCCGGAAGGCACCGGGGGCACGGCGATCTTCATGAGCGCCATGACGCCTCACGCTTCGGCCATCAACTCGTCGGACCGGCCGCGTAAGACGCTCATCCTCAGCTACCGCGCGGCCGACGCCTTCCCCATCCACTGCGGGGTCATGTCGGACAAGGTCGAGGCGCACAGCCGGCTGGTCCGCGGCGAACGGGCTTCACAGGCCCGCTTCACCATGGCGGATTTCCCCATTCCGCGCTATGAAGACGAGGTCGCGTCGCTTTACGATCTGCAGGAGAGGTCGAGGAAGTCGGCGTGA
- a CDS encoding FAD-dependent oxidoreductase codes for MTDDKMTANKKKTTLSRRNFIARSSTALVPLFLGSGCSDNVTGPDDSDPTEAPPEPTPTPPPEDSVDVIVVGAGLSGLVAAYELVRAGHDVQVLEASNIVGGRAQTLREPFDDGLIAETGPARIPPSHDLTLGYIDHFGIETSPFYTQEGEYLVVSDQGVRQRQTPAVFLSGGRDAWLKIPAGIDALPMAFAEALGDRVRTGLPVTKVVRDESGVAATYGPAAKELRGRKLICTVPLPVIDKIEFDPVLSASKQAAFEATSYQDVTRVYVQYAQRIWEDDGLNGWGLTFAEGYSEFWHPTWNQEGPRGVLMSYMFGELARRIAATSPGAIVPGFIGRFNNLFPGTREVAEHGTHFAWEHQPWIGAAFANYNPPFSEHPELASPEGPIHFAGEHASGSRGWMQGALESGLRAAREIDTSVTEERSRATLVISRRQMVRRIAGIPNMPGWLVP; via the coding sequence ATGACTGACGACAAGATGACGGCCAACAAGAAAAAGACAACGCTCAGCCGCCGTAACTTTATCGCCCGAAGCAGCACCGCCCTAGTCCCTTTGTTCCTGGGCTCCGGCTGCTCGGACAACGTCACGGGTCCGGATGACAGTGACCCGACCGAGGCGCCGCCCGAACCGACGCCGACGCCACCACCTGAAGACAGCGTCGACGTGATCGTGGTGGGCGCCGGCTTGTCCGGGCTGGTCGCCGCGTACGAGTTGGTCCGGGCGGGGCACGATGTCCAGGTCCTGGAAGCATCAAACATAGTCGGGGGCCGTGCACAGACGCTACGCGAGCCCTTCGACGACGGGCTCATCGCCGAGACCGGTCCGGCCCGCATCCCGCCCTCACACGATCTGACGCTCGGTTACATCGACCATTTCGGCATCGAGACATCGCCCTTCTATACCCAGGAGGGTGAGTACCTCGTCGTTTCCGATCAGGGGGTCCGCCAGCGGCAGACACCGGCCGTGTTCCTCAGTGGGGGTCGGGACGCGTGGCTCAAGATTCCGGCCGGGATCGATGCCTTGCCGATGGCCTTCGCCGAAGCGCTCGGAGACCGCGTGCGGACCGGCTTGCCGGTGACGAAAGTAGTCCGGGACGAGAGCGGGGTGGCGGCCACCTACGGACCCGCCGCGAAGGAACTGCGGGGTCGCAAACTCATCTGCACGGTCCCCCTCCCGGTCATCGACAAGATCGAGTTCGACCCCGTCCTCTCGGCATCGAAGCAAGCGGCCTTCGAAGCCACCTCCTACCAGGACGTCACCCGGGTTTACGTCCAGTATGCGCAGCGAATCTGGGAGGACGACGGCTTGAACGGATGGGGGTTGACTTTCGCGGAGGGGTATTCGGAGTTCTGGCATCCCACCTGGAACCAGGAGGGGCCTCGGGGTGTTCTGATGTCCTACATGTTCGGAGAACTGGCACGCAGGATCGCGGCGACCTCACCCGGCGCCATCGTGCCCGGTTTCATCGGTCGCTTCAATAACCTGTTCCCCGGCACGCGCGAGGTTGCGGAACACGGAACCCACTTCGCATGGGAGCATCAGCCCTGGATCGGGGCGGCCTTCGCCAATTACAATCCTCCGTTCTCGGAGCACCCTGAACTGGCATCGCCCGAGGGCCCCATTCACTTCGCCGGCGAGCACGCCTCGGGGAGTAGGGGTTGGATGCAGGGCGCCCTCGAGTCGGGTCTGCGGGCCGCCAGGGAGATTGATACGTCGGTTACCGAGGAGCGCTCCCGCGCGACCTTGGTCATCTCGCGCCGGCAGATGGTGCGCCGAATTGCGGGCATCCCGAATATGCCGGGGTGGCTGGTGCCGTGA
- a CDS encoding AAA family ATPase, whose protein sequence is MQNTIEKKIFVIAGPNGAGKTTFATEFLPNEADCPIFVNADFIALGLNSIRPDRTTFQAGRLMLTLINEYAQKGESFAFETTLSGRNYARRIPRWRQQGYLVKLFFLGLPDPETAIARVAQRVSEGGHGVPEVDIRRRFDSGWSNFVHIYRDLVDEWALYDNSGEVPKLLEEVSQR, encoded by the coding sequence TTGCAAAATACGATCGAAAAGAAGATATTCGTAATTGCCGGACCGAATGGGGCGGGGAAGACCACGTTTGCCACCGAATTCTTGCCCAATGAGGCTGATTGCCCGATCTTCGTTAATGCCGATTTCATCGCACTGGGTCTGAACTCCATTCGTCCTGATCGAACAACCTTTCAAGCTGGCCGGTTGATGTTGACGCTGATCAATGAATATGCTCAAAAAGGTGAGAGTTTTGCTTTTGAGACTACACTGAGCGGACGTAATTATGCCCGAAGGATTCCTCGCTGGCGGCAACAAGGATATCTGGTAAAGCTGTTCTTCTTGGGCCTACCCGACCCTGAAACCGCAATCGCGCGCGTTGCGCAACGGGTGTCCGAAGGCGGGCATGGCGTACCCGAGGTCGATATCCGCCGACGGTTCGACTCCGGCTGGAGCAACTTCGTGCACATTTATAGGGATCTTGTTGATGAGTGGGCTTTATATGACAATTCAGGCGAGGTGCCGAAACTGTTGGAAGAGGTGAGTCAGAGGTGA
- a CDS encoding nucleotidyltransferase family protein yields the protein MSKDSVLNILRTHKATLVKLYGVTELALFGPIARDQATDGSDIGVVVGFDSPATSERYHGVQFYLEDLLGYPVDLVTDKALRAEIRPYVEREMVDV from the coding sequence ATGAGCAAAGACTCCGTCCTGAACATACTCCGTACGCACAAGGCAACCCTCGTGAAGCTATACGGTGTTACCGAGCTCGCCCTTTTCGGTCCCATCGCCCGCGACCAGGCAACTGACGGTAGCGACATCGGTGTTGTGGTTGGTTTCGACTCGCCCGCGACATCGGAGCGTTATCATGGTGTCCAGTTCTACCTGGAAGACCTGCTGGGTTATCCGGTCGATCTGGTAACAGACAAAGCGTTGCGGGCGGAGATACGACCGTATGTTGAACGGGAAATGGTCGATGTCTGA
- a CDS encoding DUF86 domain-containing protein — protein MSETHNEARYCRRHIQDMIDYCQKVLSNTEGLDHEAFSTDTLVYDATLRNLELIGEAAIHIPGDLRDAHPEIYWRRFIATRNRLVHGYWGIDDDVIWDVIRTDVPRLLPELRNLLNEVNKESG, from the coding sequence ATGTCTGAAACCCACAACGAAGCACGTTATTGTCGGCGCCATATTCAGGATATGATCGACTACTGCCAGAAAGTACTTTCTAATACGGAAGGACTGGACCATGAGGCGTTCAGTACCGACACGCTCGTCTACGATGCCACATTGCGCAATCTGGAACTGATCGGCGAGGCGGCAATTCATATTCCAGGCGATTTGCGTGATGCGCACCCCGAAATATACTGGCGCCGCTTCATAGCAACACGTAACCGCCTGGTTCACGGTTACTGGGGTATAGACGACGACGTGATCTGGGACGTCATCCGGACGGACGTACCAAGACTCCTGCCCGAACTGCGGAACCTGTTGAACGAGGTGAATAAGGAATCCGGGTAG